The DNA region TACCGCCTGTTGTGCACAGCACAGCGAGGGCCATCGCACCCCGCGAGTTCCTAGACGCCCTCCACGCAACATGCAACCCCAGGTTCCCCTACGACCGTGGGCGCTCCCACAAGCCCATCGCCCTCGCCATCAGCGGCGGTGTCGACTCCATGGCCCTGGCCTACCTCTCTACCAAGATCAGGACGACCGATCATTGGTTCAAGGTGGCTGACCACCCCGTCAGCAACCCTGTCGCTTTTGTTGTCAACCATGATCTGCGGAAGGGCATGGTTGAGGAAGTCGACCAGGTAATCAAGGCCCTGAGAGGGCTCAAGATCTTTGCCTATGTTGCCAAAATCGACTGGGCCCAGGTATTGGGCAAGGGTGTGGATCCCAACACGGTGCCCAACATTGAGACTCTTGCACGTCAGCAGCGCTATCGGAAATTGGGCACCTTCGCCAGGAACTGCAAGACCATGTCTTTGCTCACGGCCCATCACGAAGATGACCAGTATGAGACCATTCTCATGAGGCTGCTTTCCGGCCATGGATATCGCGGCTTGAGAGGGATGCGCCCGGCAACAGACATCCCCGAGTGTTACGATATGCATGGCATCTACCAGAGCGGCTTTATCGATGACCAGAGGAGTAAGCACCCTGTGTGGAATATTTACCCAAACAGGGCCGAAAGGACCAAGATATTGCGAGCCTTACGTGATGATTTCCACTTCGACTTGGCCACGTTTGCTGAGAAGGCGGAACCCATGATGTGGAGGACAGATCTCAAGGACGCTTTTTCTGCCGACCAGGACTATGACGAGTGGATCGCCAGGAGCAACAAGCCTGCCCCTCCGCTGCCGACGATGGactttgaggatgggggagtcATGGTATATCGGCCGCTGCTACACTTCTCCAAGGATCGCTTGATTGCCACCTGCTTGGAGAATAACGTTCCGTGGTTTGAGGATCACACCAACAAGGACCCGACGTTGACCATGAGGAATGCCGTGAGGCAGATGTGGAAGAATCACCGCTTGCCAGAGGCGCTTCAGAAGCCGGCGATATTGCGATTGGCAGAACGGTGCAGGAAGAGAGTGGCttttgaggaggctgaagcAGATCGCCTGCTGCAGAGTGCTCTGGTCCCTCATTTTGAGCCCAGTACTGGCACGTTGGTGGTACAACTGCCGAAATTCCGACTCCCACGAGTGTCAAGATTATCGTCAAAGTCACCCGAGGGTCGCCAGAAGCGGCTTGATCACCATCGCTACATCGCCGCTCTCCTGCTTCGAAAGCTGATTTCCATGGTCACACCGGAAAGAGAGCTCAACCAAGCTGGCCAGCTAGATCATCTCGCATCTATGCTGTTCCCCTCCCTGGCACAAGATGGCGTCgagccaccacctcccaagccGTACGTCATCTGCGGCGTACATTTTGTACCCATGATGGGCCCCAACAGCCAACCCTTCCGCTGGCTCCTGACCCGCGCGCCCTACGCTTCGAATGTCCCACGGCCTCGTACCGGTTTTTGGGCGCCCAACatcagaggaagatggggcAAAAAACCGCACCAGTGGAAGACAACCGGATGGTCAGGCTTCAAGCTGTATGACGGCCGGTACTGGATCCGACTGCTCAGCAGGCTGCCAGGTAATCTTCATGTCATGCCATTTGAGGCGGAGCATCAGAAGCCGTTCAAAGATGCGCTTGATGAGCAAAGCAAGAATGACCTCGCGGCTATGCTCAAGCGGTATGCGCCTGGCAAGATACGGTACACTCTCCCTGGAATATACTCCAGGGTTGATGTTACGGGAGTAATACAACGCGATGAATACTGGCcggatattgaggaactggACAAGTATGGGGCCTTGCGTAAGCGTAACGCTGATGGCCAGTGGGAAATCCGAGAGGAGGCTGTAGAGAACGAAGAGAGCAAGGATgttgaaaagaaaagctcGGACACGGTGGAACAGGAGCTGCTACACTCGTCAGCCAGTAAACGAGCCAGGCTGTTGCAGGCCAAGGCCTGGGAGGATGACATTACGGAAAGAAGGACAGATAATCCGCCCCAGCTGTTGGCGCTACCAACGCTGGGAATTCATATACCGGGCTTGGAAGACTGGCTGAGGTGGGAGATTCGGTACAGGAAGCTTGATCCAGATATGCTGCTCACGGTGAAGCGGAGGAAGTTCATGCCAAAACGGAGGAAGGTCAGGAGTCAGATTCGAATATCGTATCGGCATATATTGCTGTCGGGGTTGATCAAGCTGAGGTACAGTAGACCAGTACGGCGCCGAGAGGTGCTGAAGTCAAAGTCAAAATAGAAGTAGTGACAAGTTCAGCCAGTCGGCAGCCTTGCCGCCCCACGTGTTGGTGTCCGGCGCGGCTATGCACGGTGATCGTTGATCAACGGTGCCCCTCCCTGCCATCCAACTTCGTCGTCAGCGTCACTGTCAACTTTGCAGATGCAACACTTTGATGGATGTGACCCAGCATCAACCGGGCCGACGGCGCCATGTTTTCTATGGTTTCTGGGGTTTCTCAACACTATTTCTGGTTCTTGGACTGTCCACGGTTCTCATCATTGGGCTGCTAGTTCAACTGCTCAACCAAGATCTGATAAGCACAACCGATATGATGCAGAGCACGCTGTCCAGCGCGGCCAGTCTCACAGCTATATTActtgccaggctgggcctTTCACATGCCTCAAACGCACCAGAGTCGCTCGAAAGTGAAGACTTTGAGATCGACCTGTCTTGGtatcccccaaaaccatcTTCGAtaaccaacctcaccaccgtctTCAACAGCACCGGCGTCTGGGGATtcatcttcaacacctcccacaccccaGACTCCCAGTATGGCACCTACAACTGGTGCAACATGCCTCATGTCCGGGCAAAGGAATATCCCAGGCCACCCTCAGAATATGAACTCCTCTACGTCGAAGTAGTCAGTGACTCTCCCCCTCTTTTTGCCTGTCACCTCAGTTCTAACAGCCCCCAgatccaccgccaccacctccgcacCCCATACTCATCCAACTCCTTCCCTGTTGAACCTCACCCCTGGAACTGCAATAACATCGCCATCTACTCTtactcctcccctctcacccctggatcacccccctccatcccaggATACCACTCCCctttcacctcccccctcaaccccttccccccatctcccctcgGTCTCCAAGGCACCTGCAACTTTCCCCAAATCACAACCCAAGGCCTCTCCGACTCTTACCAGCACGGCCTCGACCTGCTATCAGTctactcccccctcatctcaCCAACTTCAGCCGAGTTCCGCataaccaacaaccccatcacctcccaaGTCGCCGGCGCACTGATATCCGCCCTCCTaccacccaaaaccaccaccaccacccccctcctcatccaaaacAAAGAAATCGACTCCCTCGAGCCCAAATACCCCtgccccctctcccaccacctctttTCCCAAATCCAATCCACTCCCCAATGGAAATCCCACCTGCAGCTATCAAAAGAGATCCTCACCCAACTAGACATCATAAGCGGCGTCCCCCCCTCCGATACCAGTTTCCACATCAGTTTCGACCACTACTTcgacaacctctcctccaaacAATGCCACTCCCGTCCCCTCCCTTGCTCAGTCCACTCcccccacaacaacaaatGCATCCCCCAACACCTAGCCGACACCGTCTACCGCCTAGGTCAGTGGGAGtaccaccacacctaccgTTCCTCCAAACAATCCCTCCAAGCCTCAGTCGCAAGCTACGGGGTGTGGATCGCCGAACTATTGTCACATATCTCATCCGTGACAAAAGAAGAGACAAAAGTGAGATATCGACACAACATTGCCCACGACGGGTCAATTTCCCGACTGTTGGGCGTGCTGCAAGTAGACGATATGCACTGGCCCGGGATGGGCTCCGAGATCGTCTTTGAGGTTtacaagcagcagccaaaacATTTCGTCAGGGTGTTGTACGGTGGGCAGGTGCTAAAGTCCAGTTCACCCATGCTAAAGGGAAACACCAAAGGGATGATACCACTCCAACAAATCATGGGGTATCTAGGTGGCCTCATCGGATTACGAGAAAAAGACGGGAAAATGATGCACGATATCAAGGAGATGTGCAACACCCCTATTACCTACAATAAGTGACATTAGAATTATTATATACTCATAACCACCCCCGCCAGGAAGCAACTCAGTCAACCCATAATCCCTCTCCAAATcgacccacctccccatcctcatcggaTCCAACTCTTTCAACTTCTTCACCCAAGATATCAGGTCGTGCCTCTCATGCTCAAGAggtttcctcttctccagctgacACAACCCCAGCGTGTATTCCAACAACGCCTCATGGATCAGCTTCACATCCTCATAATCCTCTAGCAGATCCTTGATTTCCGTGATTTCTTTCAAGAGGTAGTCCACCCTCTGATCTACCGTCAAGGTCGGGACAATGGTGGGACGCCTAACTGGACTGACGAGGTTGTCGACAAGGAACTGGTGATAATACCACAGTGACTGATCGTCGGGGCCGACATTGAGCGCTTCTCGGATTTGGGTCAATTCTGCTCGTCATGTCAGCAACTATCCATCAGTTTCAGACAACAAATAGCATACCGGCATCCAAAAAAGCcctcctctcatcctcccccgcccccctctcatccaacaacctcggAATCAGCGTGCTCCTGCTATGCCAAGCCGAGAAATTACTCAAATCAGCCCGGATCATCCGGTCAGTATACGCAAACTCGCTCTCCACCAACGAATCCCCGCCCAGCTCCCTGCTCTCCAGCTGGCTGACAACATGCCGCCTGTACCCCCACGCATGGAAATTCCTGCGGTCCATCGACAGCATCTTGCTCGCGAGTCCCAACTCGTCCTGCCAaatcttcttcgccttctccaccGGCAGAAGCAGGATAGACTGATCCAATGTCCAAAGCCGATACGACCAAATCCAGTAGCATTTCGGGCTCTTGAGCAAAAGCCCAAAAGTAAAAGACAGCTCCGAGGTGATAATATCAAGATCCTTCTTCTGGGCCTCCCCATCTTCTCGCTCCGTTGGTTCTTGCGCGACAGCGGTATCATCAGACCCCTGGTCAGCTATTATACCACTCCTCCCAATCCTCCGGCAAGCTTGGCTGTGCGGGGTCCTTGTCGAATAAGAGCACGATGACTCGTCGGAACACGTTGTTGTAGTGTCTGACCGAGAAGAACTCGAGCACGCCCTCGAGCATGAGCACCCATCCGACCGTCTTGAGAATAAGCCAGAAGTTAGCGTACGCCTGCGGACGTTCCATACTGTGTAGTATTCCgggttgagcttgaggagggtggtggtgaggtcaAAGGTTTCGCGGCGGGAGTAAtcagaggaggagacgagcTGGCGGAGGTGGGATTCGAGGTCGCGGTACTTTTGGATGCGCTCGAGGTCTTGCTGCTTTTGGGCGGGGGTGCGGGTGCGGGTGGTGCGGGCTATGCCGTGCTGGGAGCCGCCTTGCTTTTTGTTTAGGGCTTGTTTAGTTAATTTGTCTGCTGCTGGGAAAGATGAGGGGTTTGGTGAAAGAACTTACATCGGCCATGGTATGTGTAGTTGTTGCGATGATGTGTCGCGTGGAGGATTCGGGTGCGGGATCGAAATGACGTCGGGTGTGAGGTCGGGAAGGCTACAGCAGCATAGTGTGTGCATTCGTCAGCTGTTGTGGGGCTTTATCGATAAGAGATAGGGGGCTTAGCGAATCGGGGCAGCCCCCTGAAGCCCCTGAATAGCTCCTGCCTTCCATTCAACACCTTCCATGATAGAGAGGATATGGCGGGGGAAGTGCTCAAATGCGTCGAGCGCTTTCCCCCAGTAACCATAATGTGTCGTCATGAGGGTCAGGACCGAAAAGAGATGGGCAGGTGCTATCCTCCCAGTCCCACACGGGCAACAGGACTCCGATCGTCTGGATGACTTTCGTCTGCTCGGCCTCTGCATCTTCTCTCTTGACTCCTAAGACCATCATTCCCGAATATTGCTACGCGACTACAGCATCGGCATCAGGGTACTATTATCCCGTCGGGCGTTTCACGTATGGACTTGTCACCCATCACCGGCCGAACAGGTTTCTGATCATCCAGGCCCGCATCAAACACCGCCGTCTCGATCCATCGACGGCTTCAACTACACCAATTCTTGCTGGCCCTTACACTCGCTAGGTCTTTGAAAAAATATCATTTTGTGAATCTCATTAGCATTCGCATCTTCTCCCATCGCTTCTCTCTTCCATACTCTTCTCATCTTtcagtcttggtggtgccgcAGCTTCGCTATGGGCGCCATACGCAACACCAACCGTGGCTACGCTACAAGGCAAAGCAAAACCATGAACCACGTGGTTCCATACAGCCAAGGGTCACGTCGTAAACGGTCCGCCAGCTCTCCTTCCAACACGCGAGACTCGGGATACGGTTCGCTGGAATCATGCCGGGAGAGTCACGGATCCCCAGAAGAACCTGATGAGGCTGCAAGTCCCATTGAGCTTCGCGAGCTGccctccaacatcaagaaaACAGGGCGTCCCTTTGCCAACCTGTGCATGAACTATGATGGAAATTCTTCCGAAGACGATGATCAACCCAAGGACGACGGTGAACAAACTCCAATAACCGGAAGCTCGCCGGAGACTATCACACGTCCACCCACAAGACTACACAGAAACACAGTCGCTCTGACCGTCAACTACCCTCGCCCACGACCTGCACTTTCTACATCGCTTTCGTTTGACGCCAGCCCGGCCCTTCCGCGAAGAACTACCAACGGCTCTCCTGGGGCCAGCTTTTCCTGGTCCCGATTACCAGACCGTTTCATTCCTGCCAGAcccagagagagagaaactcAGACGGAGAGGTACAGGACTAGGAAGCCAGCGAACCAACTGACCCGAGCCGAGAAGCTTTTGCGGCACAAGGGAGCCGCCGAAGACGCCTTTTGCTCCCCTCGTCGCGTTCCTAGTGCTCCCATATTTGGCGACCTTCGGGACCGGGGAGAGCCTGTTCATCATGATGGCATTAGATATGTCCCACGTAAGCCTCTAGCCCCATCAAGGCAACAAATACAGAGACTGACACAACATCCTAGCTCCCACTGTTCTCGGACCTAGGGATCTGAATGGCACCCACAACGGCGACAGACAGATCAGCTATGGCGCAGTatggggtgttgggggactTGGTCCGGGAAACACCGCTGTTGACAATGGTCGAGGTCAGCTGGTCACGAGTAGTACAAACGCCAGGCATTTTCAGTCCAACTTTCCCACACTGCAACCAAGACCCGACGAGCAACGGGAGAAATACGGTGCGCGCCTTGCGGTGGCTCTCGGCCTGGATAGAGCCGAGAAGGTACTTAGGGTCAGTCTCCCTCGACAGGTCGATGCCAACAACCTCAGCTCCCACGGCCTCACCAAATGGAATGGCGTTCAATGGGTCAAGGATCACCCAACAATAGCTGCGGCATCTGGCAAGCCATCTAAGAAGCGCAAACTACCATTTGCACCGTTCAAGTCAGTTGATGTCCGTGGCCAGTGGTTGAAAGACAGCTAGCTGACTGCAAACAGAGTCCTTGATGCTCCCAGCCTACGAGACGACTTTTATTGCTCTGTCCTGGCTTTTTCATACATCAACAGCACCCTTGCTATCGGGCTGGGTGACATGGTGTACGGCTGGTCTGAACACGGCGGTGTACAGCTGTTGAACGGCAGTGCGCGACCCTCGCAGTACGAATACCTCGACGGACCCAGTCATATCACGAGTGTCGCCTTTTCGAGCACTGAAGGGGAAGCAGCTATCTTGGCTGTTGGAAGGTCGAGTGGCATGTTGTCACTTATGTCATTGAAAGATAAGCCGGACCGCGGCGAAAGACATGGGGCAGGCCGAAGACCTCGATTCGAACTGTCGATGGAGTCGCCCGTCTCTTGTCTCAGCTGGAGGCCTTGCCTCAACAAAGAAAGGGCCGACAAGTGTATGCCTCCCGAGGACCGGGAATCCTTCGCATACCGGGCTTCTTGGACCCATGAGGACTTGCTTGTCGGGACTGACGAAGGTCGCGTGCTCCTGTATGCGGTCGATTGGCCAAGtccggaggagaaggagttgtGGGGCTTGGATGGCAGAGTAACTCTCTTGCTGAACATCCAGGTCCATTCCCAACAGATCTGCGGATTGGCTTGGTGCCCCAAAGGGAATTACTTTGCTACAGGGGCCAACGACAACCTGTGCTGTCTTTTTGACTACGAGGAACTATGCGACAATATGAACAACGCTGCTGATGAGTCTGGCTTGCACAATGAGTCTACAGTCGAGGCTGTCGAGACCGACATTCCTCAACAGGAGCCTCCGAGTGACGACACTACAGGGTCAAGACAGATGCCTGAAAGCCAAATCCGATACATCAAGTCGGACGGAGTGAAGCACAAGTGGAGGCATGGGGCTGCGGTCAAAGCCATTGCCTTTTGCCCCTGGCAGGACGGACTTGTTGCAACAGGCGGAGGATCCAACGACAAGTGTATACACTTTTTCCACACCAAATCAGGCTCAGCACTGGCAACCATCTCTGTATCGGCTCAGGTCACCAGCTTGATCTGGTCCACCACTCGAAGGGAAATCGCAGCTACGTTTGGGTACGCGTCGCCCGAGCACCCGGTCCGCATCGCCGTCTTTTCGTGGCCGGACTGTCGCCAGGTCGCGGCCGTGCCATGGCCCAGTGAGCATCGTGCGCTGTATGCTATTCCCTATCCTAGTGGtcccgaggaggagaagcggaCTGAGAAGGGCTACTTGGATGAGCTGAACCCCAAGAGGCGCTACAAGATGGAAGGCTGCATTATGGTCGCGGCAAGCGATAATAGCGTCCGGTTTCACGAAGTGTGGGGGCGAGACGACAAAGTGGCCACTATGGGCGGCGTCGGCATGCTGGGGGGCAGCGACATCTTGGAGGGTCTCGAGGGGATTGacaaggagggggatgttaTTCGTTGATTGCTCGGGTTTGAATGTCATTGCTCAGGAGAGTATTTGGACACCAAACACACAAGACCCTGCTGTACAAGGGGGTGACTTTTGCTGTGGACGAAATCCACATTGCCACACAAccggaaggagaagaaggaacaaAACACACAAGATGGACGAGAAATTGAAGAGATGAGGATGGATGCAGATAGTCAGTCCCGATAAAGAATGCACATAAACAACAAGCTTTTGACTTTGCAACATTCTTTTgttctctccccctctctctcttgggggtttttttttggcccatgttgatgttgatgaggtgaggaggatcaGCCGTGTAAATAATTTTGTTTGTTGATAGCGAGCAGAAACAAGAAATTGGTAGCGTCAAAATTAAAGATGGAGGCGAACTTGTGACGAAGAGAGAGATAATagcaaaacatcaaaaagtTATTATATGAGAAGGCTAAAAGATATGCACTGCCCAATAACAGGATTGAACTGTTGACCTTCGCATTACCATGTACTGTTTCCAGTATTAGTACGACGCTCTAACCAGCTGAGCTAATCGGGCTTTtcgttgttgaagttggtggtgggagggagggtttATGTATCATCGCGAGTCAGTTTTGTGTGtatgggggaggtgatggggctGATGTGGATGCCcagagggtggagatggtggacgAGCATGTGAGAAGCTTCAAGTCTGATAAGATAGTGTATAGCAAGATGGATATATTGCAAAAAACAAAATGACGAAAGAGAGCAAAACAAGAAACTTTGTATAGTACCGGCTTGCAgttgtaaaaaaaaaaagagaaaaaaaagaagaaaaaaaaaggatgtATTCCTCCCACACAACCCCAGCTGCTGCAGTGCGTGACTTCCATAACTCCAAAAACTCCATGTTAAACGCCTTCAAAACGATGAGCCCTGTCCCATCACTTCAAAATAacaatcaacaacaccaaaacaatAATCAACACCACAATAGCAGTCatctgcctcccctccccactctccgccgccccccTCGCCACCCGCCCCAACTGCCTCCTCGCCCTGTTGAGCGTGCTCGCATGCCTATCCGCCACCCTCTCGCTCTCATCCAGCATCAAGACCTGCGAGTCCAGCTCATCCCCAATCTGCATCGACAGCTCCCTCTGCCGGCTGATGCTCAGCCCCAGCGCGTCCAGCTGCGCATCTTGCTCTTCCAGAATCTGTCGGTGGTAGGCGTGGATTTGGGTGTTTGACAGCCCCTCAGCTTCGTTGCGGTACCCCGCCGAGTCGTCGTCTACCTCGTCGCGATATGGCTgttgagaagaaaaaagggaggAGCGTTGCGCCTCGAGGTCAgtgtcgttgttgtcgtctgTGAAACGGACGTTCTTTTTctgactggtggtggtggtggggggagcgGGGGCGGATTGGGCGTGGGCAAAGTCTTCGGCTAGGGAGGGGTCGTTGGGGTGGGTTAGGGTCGAGGTTGTGGCTGCGGTGGGGAAGCCGTGGAATTGGGTGGTGAggtctttttgttgtttgttgagggaggtgagggttgtgaggagggcggtcGATTTACTGGTTGGGATGGTCAGAATAGGTATAGatagaggaggggggaggggaggggaggaacGGGAGGGCGTACGCTTCCTCGCCTGCTTCTTGGAGCcgttgttgttctttttcTAGGGCTTCGATCCCGTCGCGGAGTTGGTCTAGAGAACGAGAGATGTGGCCATCTTGGGTGTCgtttgggaggttgaggttcttTGCGCGCTGGcgctcgaggagggagagcttgaTGTGgtcggcgaggaggaggagggcgttggggttggacatgatggtgatgatgatccTGCGCCTGCGCCGAGTACCAGACTGAACAATCAAAAGCGAGGAAAACAAAAAGTAAATAGAGAAAAAAGGCACCAATAGTTGGTGGTGCGCAAGCCAGTGtcttggtgtggtgttgttgcggctGTTTCAGTTGGCCAGTGACAGGGACAGGTTGTTGTCGGTTGAACCGCATGGTTCTGGGCCGCTTGGCGCATTACGTAGATCGCCCCACTGTTCTTCAAGGTTGAGCTACTGTACATACAAATGTCTACCAGGCAGCATCCCGAGGTCATCTCGTTTTGGGGAGTGTATTTCCTCTATGCACTCATAATATATAGAAATTGAGTTCTTCTTGACGGTCATTGAAAGACTTCATATTCGAAAACGATAACCTGTTTGTCTGCTGTGTCGTAAGTAGCCAACTGGCGGCACCTGGCCTGGTGTATGGCCCGTGCGTCACCCTGAGTATGAGTGGGACAAAATCTCCAAACCGCCAGGTTCCGGGCTGTCAACTGTTCCTCCTACAAAATAATCGCTACAAAATAACACACGCATTGCCGTCGCAACGACACTCTTTCTTGTAGCGCTTGCCTGTATAAGTCACCATTACGATGGATCACGACGGCCAACTGATGGCTGTCAATCCCGACACACCATTTCAACAGGAGACACCAACGCCACAACCTGATCAGAACCAAGATGGAGCAGACGCAACCgccaacacaaccaccaccaccaccacccctaaCCCCGATGTCTCAACACCAGAGCTCCCAGCCGCCTTTCCCAAGCGGCGTCGTGGCCGTCCTCCTGGACGTCCCAACATGTCcaccaaggaggaagagttcAAGGACCACCCGTTAGTCAAGAACTGGAATGCGGCATGTGcaaaccccaaaaaccccatTCTTACCGTGGCCGTTGCTATCCGCGACGCCTTGTCAGACACTGCTCTCAAACATGAGAATCAGAGGAAGATCTTCCGCTTGCCTAGCCATGAGTATATACACTTTGTTCAGGGGTGGATTACCGCTCGTCATATCGCTGCTCAACGGCCCAGTTACGTCAACGGTCTACTTATTCACTCTCGCGGTCAGGACGCGCCGGTATCGTGTACCACGTGTG from Podospora pseudocomata strain CBS 415.72m chromosome 3, whole genome shotgun sequence includes:
- a CDS encoding hypothetical protein (EggNog:ENOG503P0T4; COG:D) — translated: MGTLPPVVHSTARAIAPREFLDALHATCNPRFPYDRGRSHKPIALAISGGVDSMALAYLSTKIRTTDHWFKVADHPVSNPVAFVVNHDLRKGMVEEVDQVIKALRGLKIFAYVAKIDWAQVLGKGVDPNTVPNIETLARQQRYRKLGTFARNCKTMSLLTAHHEDDQYETILMRLLSGHGYRGLRGMRPATDIPECYDMHGIYQSGFIDDQRSKHPVWNIYPNRAERTKILRALRDDFHFDLATFAEKAEPMMWRTDLKDAFSADQDYDEWIARSNKPAPPLPTMDFEDGGVMVYRPLLHFSKDRLIATCLENNVPWFEDHTNKDPTLTMRNAVRQMWKNHRLPEALQKPAILRLAERCRKRVAFEEAEADRLLQSALVPHFEPSTGTLVVQLPKFRLPRVSRLSSKSPEGRQKRLDHHRYIAALLLRKLISMVTPERELNQAGQLDHLASMLFPSLAQDGVEPPPPKPYVICGVHFVPMMGPNSQPFRWLLTRAPYASNVPRPRTGFWAPNIRGRWGKKPHQWKTTGWSGFKLYDGRYWIRLLSRLPGNLHVMPFEAEHQKPFKDALDEQSKNDLAAMLKRYAPGKIRYTLPGIYSRVDVTGVIQRDEYWPDIEELDKYGALRKRNADGQWEIREEAVENEESKDVEKKSSDTVEQELLHSSASKRARLLQAKAWEDDITERRTDNPPQLLALPTLGIHIPGLEDWLRWEIRYRKLDPDMLLTVKRRKFMPKRRKVRSQIRISYRHILLSGLIKLRYSRPVRRREVLKSKSK
- a CDS encoding hypothetical protein (EggNog:ENOG503NV1A; COG:S) gives rise to the protein MDVTQHQPGRRRHVFYGFWGFSTLFLVLGLSTVLIIGLLVQLLNQDLISTTDMMQSTLSSAASLTAILLARLGLSHASNAPESLESEDFEIDLSWYPPKPSSITNLTTVFNSTGVWGFIFNTSHTPDSQYGTYNWCNMPHVRAKEYPRPPSEYELLYVEVIHRHHLRTPYSSNSFPVEPHPWNCNNIAIYSYSSPLTPGSPPSIPGYHSPFTSPLNPFPPSPLGLQGTCNFPQITTQGLSDSYQHGLDLLSVYSPLISPTSAEFRITNNPITSQVAGALISALLPPKTTTTTPLLIQNKEIDSLEPKYPCPLSHHLFSQIQSTPQWKSHLQLSKEILTQLDIISGVPPSDTSFHISFDHYFDNLSSKQCHSRPLPCSVHSPHNNKCIPQHLADTVYRLGQWEYHHTYRSSKQSLQASVASYGVWIAELLSHISSVTKEETKVRYRHNIAHDGSISRLLGVLQVDDMHWPGMGSEIVFEVYKQQPKHFVRVLYGGQVLKSSSPMLKGNTKGMIPLQQIMGYLGGLIGLREKDGKMMHDIKEMCNTPITYNK
- the BET4 gene encoding Rab geranylgeranyltransferase (EggNog:ENOG503NYGW; COG:O), whose translation is MADQGGSQHGIARTTRTRTPAQKQQDLERIQKYRDLESHLRQLVSSSDYSRRETFDLTTTLLKLNPEYYTVWNVRRRTLTSGLFSRRSDGCSCSRACSSSSRSDTTTTCSDESSCSYSTRTPHSQACRRIGRSGIIADQGSDDTAVAQEPTEREDGEAQKKDLDIITSELSFTFGLLLKSPKCYWIWSYRLWTLDQSILLLPVEKAKKIWQDELGLASKMLSMDRRNFHAWGYRRHVVSQLESRELGGDSLVESEFAYTDRMIRADLSNFSAWHSRSTLIPRLLDERGAGEDERRAFLDAELTQIREALNVGPDDQSLWYYHQFLVDNLVSPVRRPTIVPTLTVDQRVDYLLKEITEIKDLLEDYEDVKLIHEALLEYTLGLCQLEKRKPLEHERHDLISWVKKLKELDPMRMGRWVDLERDYGLTELLPGGGGYEYIIILMSLIHLPTVQHPDEMFWLLLVNLKDDLGAHPGPVHIVYLQHAQQSGN
- a CDS encoding hypothetical protein (COG:D; COG:O; EggNog:ENOG503NZ4H), with the translated sequence MGAIRNTNRGYATRQSKTMNHVVPYSQGSRRKRSASSPSNTRDSGYGSLESCRESHGSPEEPDEAASPIELRELPSNIKKTGRPFANLCMNYDGNSSEDDDQPKDDGEQTPITGSSPETITRPPTRLHRNTVALTVNYPRPRPALSTSLSFDASPALPRRTTNGSPGASFSWSRLPDRFIPARPRERETQTERYRTRKPANQLTRAEKLLRHKGAAEDAFCSPRRVPSAPIFGDLRDRGEPVHHDGIRYVPPPTVLGPRDLNGTHNGDRQISYGAVWGVGGLGPGNTAVDNGRGQLVTSSTNARHFQSNFPTLQPRPDEQREKYGARLAVALGLDRAEKVLRVSLPRQVDANNLSSHGLTKWNGVQWVKDHPTIAAASGKPSKKRKLPFAPFKVLDAPSLRDDFYCSVLAFSYINSTLAIGLGDMVYGWSEHGGVQLLNGSARPSQYEYLDGPSHITSVAFSSTEGEAAILAVGRSSGMLSLMSLKDKPDRGERHGAGRRPRFELSMESPVSCLSWRPCLNKERADKCMPPEDRESFAYRASWTHEDLLVGTDEGRVLLYAVDWPSPEEKELWGLDGRVTLLLNIQVHSQQICGLAWCPKGNYFATGANDNLCCLFDYEELCDNMNNAADESGLHNESTVEAVETDIPQQEPPSDDTTGSRQMPESQIRYIKSDGVKHKWRHGAAVKAIAFCPWQDGLVATGGGSNDKCIHFFHTKSGSALATISVSAQVTSLIWSTTRREIAATFGYASPEHPVRIAVFSWPDCRQVAAVPWPSEHRALYAIPYPSGPEEEKRTEKGYLDELNPKRRYKMEGCIMVAASDNSVRFHEVWGRDDKVATMGGVGMLGGSDILEGLEGIDKEGDVIR
- a CDS encoding hypothetical protein (COG:U; EggNog:ENOG503NUT2), whose protein sequence is MSNPNALLLLADHIKLSLLERQRAKNLNLPNDTQDGHISRSLDQLRDGIEALEKEQQRLQEAGEEAKSTALLTTLTSLNKQQKDLTTQFHGFPTAATTSTLTHPNDPSLAEDFAHAQSAPAPPTTTTSQKKNVRFTDDNNDTDLEAQRSSLFSSQQPYRDEVDDDSAGYRNEAEGLSNTQIHAYHRQILEEQDAQLDALGLSISRQRELSMQIGDELDSQVLMLDESERVADRHASTLNRARRQLGRVARGAAESGEGRQMTAIVVLIIVLVLLIVILK
- a CDS encoding hypothetical protein (EggNog:ENOG503PGSE; COG:S) — encoded protein: MDHDGQLMAVNPDTPFQQETPTPQPDQNQDGADATANTTTTTTTPNPDVSTPELPAAFPKRRRGRPPGRPNMSTKEEEFKDHPLVKNWNAACANPKNPILTVAVAIRDALSDTALKHENQRKIFRLPSHEYIHFVQGWITARHIAAQRPSYVNGLLIHSRGQDAPVSCTTCAERRSKHSLGPFLECRVLPEFFHGSCSNCKWFDNTSNCSLYKGPKPNRKRKAKEDQAALDAIEDGEAGPSDANQMVVTQQHQQPAAAGQTGDHIHPQLMGTGPNMHTGYPIHGLQTGQHMTDAQFALSEGGQGSPGSGDGETEGEGSGGGDGDSDDVDMQVSRNLGAFVQ